ATCACCCTGTCTACATCAAGGATTTTCATTTCGAATGGGGTATCAGAGTAGGCACGGGAGTTGAACTGCATCGCTGGCAAGGGAGCTGGATGGGGAGAAACGGAGTAATTGGCTGCAAGACCTCCAACAATGCGGCAACAGTCAATCTGCCAATATCTTCAGTCCTGCTAGTGTTGGATCGTGGCATGTTGTTGGCGATGGAACGGCGAAAACTGAAGGAGCTCGTTTCCGGCGCCTGAATCATTATCCTCAAGACTGCTTATCCAGCAGCTCACGAGCAGAGGATAATCTGCGGCCTGCGGGCACAGTCGGCACACCTCTGAATTCTTTGGCGACCAGGTCTCAAATGAGGTGGACAGATGACGACTGCCAAAGCGACAGGCTACGGCGGGCGCAGAGACTCCAGAGGCCATTCGTCGTCACGTCCACAAACGACGAGAGATCCCCGTCCAACATCAAAACTTGATGCAGTTTAcggcaaaaaaaaaggtttgcGGATCAAAACTTCGATCGAGTCTCCCGTTTTCGTCGACGGCCGCCGCACCCAGAGAACGGTAAAGGTAAGGGTACacggctccgccgccgaccctttTTCCCCGCCAGCGTGGGTGGGCGGCGCAACGACCCCAACCCCAACTGGCAGCCGGCGTCGCCTCGCAGTTCCTTCCAGCGGCCGTTGCCCGAACCCAACCACCCCTGCCAGCCAACGCGCGAACAGATTGCCGTCGGGGGAGACCCGGATTAGCacgacgccaccgccgctgccaatCATTACTCGGCCTACTAAACCTTTGCTTAGTTTATGCCGACCCAGACTCCACCTCTCCTCCGGAGCCCGAGCCCCGTCGTCTCCCGTCGCCCTACGATTCGACGATTCGGTTCTTCTTCCCCTATCAAAAGGATCCAAGCCCTGCCAGCCGTACTCGTCAATAGCCTGGCTTTGTCTCTCTCGTGTCCCGATACTTTGCTTCCGGGGGCAGGAAACACGCGGCCGGGGGCCCCCGTCTTGGATATTTCAGTCTTCAGGTTCTTGGATCTTCCAGATTCTCGGTTcgcgagaggagaggagaggagggcgtTGAATTTCCACTTCTGATCGTTGTTCCTCGATCGCCGCCATGAGTAACACGCTGCTTCGAGTCTGCCCTTCCGACCTGAAGATGCCATGTAAGCGCTTATACTTACCCTGTTAGTTCTCGGTGTTCCCTGTTGCGTTCTTTCGGATTATTACCAGGCTGATCGGATCGTTTGCTGCTGTTCCGGTGCCATGGACAGTCGAGCTCAAGAAGCAGAACTCAGCATGCCTGGAGCTCGTCAACAAGACCGATCAGTGCGTGGCTTTCAAGGTGACGAATTTGGCGAGTTTGTTTTGGCGAAAGATGCACATCTTGTGCTTCGGGGTCAGCCTCGCAGAGATTGATATTGTTCCTTCGTCCCGTCGAATCTACAGGTGAAGACGACGAACCCTAGGAAGTACGCCGTGCGGCCTGCCTCCGGTGTCGTGCCGCCCAGGGGATCGTTCGGCATCTCAAGTGCGTCCGCTTCGCCCGTATGCTCTGTATCTGTGTCTCGTTTGGTTGATCGATCGTTCTCATCCGCTACGGTGAAATTGGTGTAGTTACGATGCAAGCGCCCAAGGAGATTCCCCCGGACTACCACTGCAAGGACAAGTTCCTCGTTCAGAGTATCGCTGTGGAGGAGGGGACGGCGCCGAAGGACATTGTCCCTGACATGGTAAATTCTTGCAGAACTCGCATTTACGGAGCTGAATGGCACTGTACGATGTTTGGTTTTACAGTCGAGAGTATCGCGTAACATTCACTGTGCGTCCTGTAGTTCAGTAAAGCACCAGGTAAGTTGGTCGAGGAGTTTAAGTTGAGGGTGATCTACGTCCCTGCCAATCCTCCATCGCCTGTGCCTGAGGAAGCAGAGGAAGAGGATTCCCTTGATTCAGACGTGGACCATGAAGTGGAAACACCATCCACGTCCAATTCTGTAAGTAGTGACCATACTACTCGCTGCTTTAATCATATGACACCATGTTCGTTCCTAGTGAGGTACTAATGATGATTGGTGTTTCAATTGCTTTTCAGAAATCAGGGCAGGGACATGCATCTAGATCACAAACTTCACATAACAAGGTGACTCTAGTTCCACCTAAATTGCACTGACTCTTCTTCTTAATTCCACCTAAATTGCACTGACTTTTTATCTTAATTCCACCTTCCCGTCTTATCTCAGATTGATAATACATGCATATACTATGTCCATAAACACTTAACTCAAGCTGATCAGTTGTTCTGTAGCATCATCTTAAAATATTTGATCTAACTTCAGTACTGTACTCTCATGAAAATACCACACTCTATCCTTGTTAAATCTTTCTGTCTGTGATGCTACTGCTTAACTGAATAGTTTCATTTTCATCAACAAAATAATATCATAAGATTTGTGCGGGAAAAGTTCTTACCATAAGCAAACTTCCTGCTCGTGTGGTAACTAAGGAAACTCTAGTTTAGCAGAATCGTATGGTTTCAAGATTTATTGCTCTGTAGTCTGTACCATTGTAGTGTGTCAGAATGACAtttgaaaattgagaaacttGATTCCTATTCACCGTAGACTCGCATTACTTCCACTGTGATTATCATCACAATTAGTTCAAGATGTTGCGATTGTAATTTCAGAATCTTTGTTCTATCCTAAAATTTTGCCTGACATCTTTTTTGATGTTTTGTGGCTCTCTAGGACATCTCTATGGTATCCAAGTCAGGAGACCAGGAAAGTAGATATGCAGAAGAAAACAAGAAGATTCAGAAAGAGCTGGTATGACTTTTCATCTGATGATGAGTTTCTCGTTTTTTTACTTTTAAGAATTGTAATTTCGAGGAAACTAGTTACTTTATTTGTTTCGTATTTACATTATTACTTCTGCACAACTAAGTTACCCTTTTATTTGTTACGTGCTAGTTTAATCAGC
This window of the Panicum virgatum strain AP13 chromosome 1K, P.virgatum_v5, whole genome shotgun sequence genome carries:
- the LOC120711702 gene encoding vesicle-associated protein 1-3-like; the protein is MSNTLLRVCPSDLKMPFELKKQNSACLELVNKTDQCVAFKVKTTNPRKYAVRPASGVVPPRGSFGISITMQAPKEIPPDYHCKDKFLVQSIAVEEGTAPKDIVPDMFSKAPGKLVEEFKLRVIYVPANPPSPVPEEAEEEDSLDSDVDHEVETPSTSNSKSGQGHASRSQTSHNKDISMVSKSGDQESRYAEENKKIQKELELLRKTKPSPGGFSATFVLLIFSLSFLLGYLMLGSRA